From Sphingobacterium bambusae:
AGATTACCTCGATGCCTTGAAGGCTCGCCATGATTTCTTTGCCCAAAATGGATGCTCGGTATCTGACCACGGGTTAGAGCAGATTTATGCCGAGGATTATACCGACCAAGAGATTGCTACTATTTTTCAGAAGATCAGAACTGGGCAGGATTTGACCTATGTAGAAAACCTGAAATTCAAGTCTGCAATGCTGGTGCAGTTTGCCGAGTGGGATCACGAAAAAGGATGGGTGCAGCAGTACCACTTGGGCGCCCTGCGCAATAACAATGCGCGCATGTTGCGCGCCAACGGCCCCGATACGGGATGGGATTCCATTGGCGATTTCAGCCAGGCAAGGGCGCTTTCGAAGTTCCTTAACCGACTGGATAACCAGGATCAGTTGGCCAAGACCATCCTCTATAACCTCAACCCGGCGGATAATGAGCTGATGGCAACCATGATCGGTAACTTCAATGACGGCTCGGTGAAAGGTAAGGTGCAGTTTGGCTCGGCTTGGTGGTTCTTAGACCAGAAAGACGGCATGACCAAGCAAATCAATGCGCTGTCCAACATGGGCTTGTTGAGCCGATTGGTGGGTATGTTGACCGACTCGCGCAGCTTTCTTTCCTTCCCTCGGCACGAGTACTTCCGCCGTTTGATCTGTGATATCTTCGGTGAGGATATCGAGAAGGGTGAACTGCCCAATGATCTGGAATGGATTGGCAAGATCGTGAGCGATATCAGCTACCACAATGCCAAGGAATATTTCAATTTTAAATAGGGGATGGCACAAGGGAAAATACTCAGCTTCGGTGAAATATTGCTGCGCATCTGCCCAGATCTAACGACAGATTGGGTAGCTGCTGGGCAATTGCCCTTTTACGTGGGCGGTGCCGAGCTGAATGTAGCCACAGCCTTGTCCTTGTGGGGCCTTCCCTCGGCCTATATGTCGGCTATGCCGAGCAATGCCATTAGCGAAGGTATAGCGCAGCACCTGTTGGGCAAGGGACTGGACCTATCGGCCATGTGCTGGCAGGGCGAGCGCATCGGCATCTACTACCTGCCGCAGGGCAAGGATGTGAAGCATGCTGCTGTGGTCTATGATCGGGCAGGCTCCGCATTTGCCAGCCTGAAGCGGAGCGATGTAGATTGGGATGCGCTGCTCGAGGGCGTCAGTTGGTTTCACTTTTCGGCCATTTGCCCAGCCATCAATGCCACGATCGCCGAGATCTGTTTGGATGCCGTGCAGGCTTGCCAACGCAAAGGAATCACGGTGTCGCTAGACTTAAACTACCGCGCCAAGCTTTGGAAATATGGCCAAGAGCCCATCGAGGTCATGCCGCAACTGGCGGCGTATTGCGATGTGATCATGGGCAATATCTGGGCGGCACAGCAGATGCTGGGCACGAGTTTGGACGATCAGTTTAAGGTAAGCCAATCGCAGTACCCCAAGGAGGCGCTATTGGCGCAGGCCGAGCGCAGCAGTGCCGAGCTTAGGGCGCGCTATCCGCGTTGCCGCTATGTGGCCAACACGTTTCGATTTGACCACCTCGAAAAAGGCATAAAATATTATACCAGCCTGTATGGACAGGACGGACTTTTGGTTTCAAATGAGTATCTTTCCGAAAGCATTGTAGATAAGGTCGGTAGCGGTGATTGCTTTATGGCAGGACTGATCTACGGCCTTTATCACGAACAGGACGCCAGTTATACGCTCGAATTTGCTACCGCCGCCGCTTATGATAAGCTGTTTATCCCGAGCGACGCAACCGTAAGTTCAGTGTCGGACATAGAAAAAAGAATTAAACATGAGTAAGAAACAAGCGGTTTTAGACGCTATTTTAACGCAGGGGATGCTTCCTCTGTTCTTCCATGCAGATGCGCAGGAGAGTGTGACCATCGTGCACACCCTATATGCTGCAGGCATCCGTGTTTTCGAATTTACCAACCGAGGTGCCGAGGCCGGTGCCGTATTCCAAGCGCTGGTTGAGGCGCGTGATGCCGATATGCCGGGGCTCTACTTGGGCATTGGCACCATCAAGAATACCGAGGAAGCCGAGCAGTTTTTGGCCTTGGGGGCCGATTTTATTGTGGCGCCCATTGTAACGCCTGCCGTGGGCGAGCTGGTGCACAACGCGGGGCTCCTGTGGGTGCCGGGCTGTATGACGCCTACGGAAATCGCCTTTGCGCAAAGCCATGGTGCTTCCCTAATTAAGCTTTTTCCGGCCAATATCTTGGGGCCTGGCTTTCTGTCGGCCATCCGCGAGCTCTTTAAGGGGCAGCTGTTTATCCCGACTGGGGGCGTCGATCTAGAGATTGGCAACCTTACGGACTGGTTCAAGGCCGGTGTATGTGCCGTCGGTATGGGCAGCAAGCTGATCGATCCGAAGCGTGTGGAGGGACTCGCCGAAAGAACAGCGCAAGCCTTGGCCTTGGTCAAGCAGGCTCAACAACATTAATCCGTTGCGCTGCGCGCTTTGCGGGCGCAGCGCAACTATAAACCTATACTTCGTAAACCACAATTTTTGATATTTTTATTTTAACGTTTTAATTTCCAAGCTACCAATGACGAATGATAAAAAGGGAAACTACAGATGGACCATATGCGCCCTTCTGTTTTTCGCAACCACGATAAACTACATGGACCGACAGGTGCTTTCACTCACTTGGAAGGATTTCATCAGCCCCGAATTTCACTGGACCAATAGCGACTATGGCCTTATCACGGCGCTGTTTTCTATTTTCTACGCCGTAAGTATGCTCTTCGCGGGGCCTTTCGTCGATTGGATGGATACCAAAAAAGGCTTTCTTTGGGCCATCGGTATATGGTCTATAGGTGCTATTCTGCACGCTTTCTGTGGCATCGCTACCTCAGGTATTGTGGCTGGCGAATGGTTTGTGGGCTTCGAAGGTGCCAAGCATGCCATAGGGCAGGTCAATGATGTTGCCCGTGTTATCAGTGTCAGTGTCGTCCTTTTTATCTTTGCGCGCTTTGTGCTGGCCGTGGGTGAAGCCGGAAATTTCCCTGCTGCCATTAAGGCTACGGCCGAGTACTTTCCCAAGAAAGACCGGGCATTGGCCACCAGTATCTTCAATGCTGGTGCTACCATCGGTGCCTTAGCGGCTCCCTTGACCATTCCGGTTATCGCGGCCTACTGGGGATGGGAAATGTCCTTTATTATCATTGGTGCCTTGGGCTTTGTATGGATGGGCTTTTGGGTATTTCTATACAAGAAGCCCCACCGCAACCCCAAGGTCAACGCTGCCGAACTAGCTTACATCATGCAGGATGGCGACCACGAAGAGGAAACGACGCCCGAAGTGGCGGTGCCTGTGGTCAAGAAAAAAATGTCTTTGGGAGCCTGCTTTAAGTACAAGCAAACATGGGCCTTTGCCTTCGGTAAATTTATGACCGATGGGGTGTGGTGGTTCTTCCTATTCTGGATGCCGGCCTATCTTTCGGCAGTGTATGATATCAAATCGTCGGACACACAGGGGCAGTTGGCCATCTTTGTGCTCTATTTGATTACGTTACTATCGATTATCGGGGGCTGGTTGCCCAGCTACTTTGTGGATAAAAAAGGTCTTAACCCCTACGATGGCCGTATGAAGTCCATGCTTATCTTCGCCTTTGTGCCGTTGGCGGTATTGTTTGCGCAGCCTTTGGGGCATATCTCTTATTGGATTCCCGTGCTGTTGATCGGCTTGGCTGGTGCAGCGCACCAATCGTGGTCGGCCAATATTTTCTCTACCGTGGGCGACATGTTTCCGCGGCGCGCCATTGCTACCGTTACCGGTATTGGCGGTTTGGCCGGCGGTGTGGGCTCCACCTTTATCAACTTCTTTTCGGGCAAGCTGTTTGACCATGCCAAGGAAACACAGATGGCCTTTATGGGCTTTCAAGGTGAAGAGGCTGGTTATTTTATCGTGTTTTCCTTCTGTGCCGTGGCTTACCTGATCGCCTGGACGGTGATGAAGACTTTGGTGCCGCGCATGCAGGTGATCACCGACTAAAAGATCGACTTATTTTAATACCTACCTAAATAATTTTAACCATGCAGTTAGATTTAGAAAGCATATTCTACGGGGATGAAGATATCCCCGTAGAATATGCCCTGCAAGAACAGATCGACCAGCGCGAGTTCTTGTCGAATGGCGAGATGTTGCCCTGGACGGGCGAAGTCAGCGAGGTGTTCTCGCCCATTTGTGTGAAAACCAAAGATGGCATTCAACGAAAGCGTATCGGCAGTTATCCGGTATGTACGGAGAAGGAATCTATGGAGGCCTTGGATGCTGCGGTGAAGGCTTATGATAATGGTCGCGGCGAATGGCCCACCATGAGTGTGGCTGATAGGATTGCCTGCGTGGAGCGTTTTACGCAGCAGATGATCGAGAAAAAGGATATCGTGGTGAAGCTGATTATGTGGGAGATCGGCAAGTCCTACACAGATTCGGTGAAGGAGTTTGACCGCACGGTGGAATATATCTACGCCACGATCGATGCGTTGAAGGATGTGGATCGCGATTCCTCGCGCTTCCAGATCGAGCAGGGTATCATTGCGCAGATTCGCCGCTCGCCTTTGGGCGTGGTGCTTTGTATGGGGCCCTTCAACTACCCGTTGAATGAAACCTTTACTACGCTTATCCCGGCGCTTATTATGGGCAATACGCTTTTATTTAAACCACCAAAGCATGGTACGCTGTTGCATTATCCCCTGCTGGAGGCCTTCCGGGCTAGTTTTCCAAAGGGGGTGGTGAATACCATTTATGGCCGGGGCAACAAGATTGTTCCACAGCTGATGCAGTCGGGCAAGATCAATGTGCTCACGCTGATCGGCTCTAGCCGTGTGGCCGATGAGCTGAAGAAGTTGCACCCTCGTGTAAATCGCCTGCGCGCTATCTTGGGCTTGGATGCCAAGAATGCGGCCATCGTTACCAAAGATGCCGACCTCGACCTTGCGGTCTCAGAAACGGTGCTGGGTTCGCTTTCCTTCAATGGGCAGCGCTGCACGGCACTTAAGATTATCTATGTACACCGTAGCATCGCACAGGAGTTTTTGAAAAGGCTGAGCGCAGAGGTGGGCAAGCTGAAATATGGTATGCCTTGGGAGCAAGGCGTGGCGCTAACCCCGCTGCCCGAGGTCAACAAGCCGGCCTACCTAACAGAATGCTTGGAAGACGCGAAGAGCCACGGCGCTAAAGTGGTGAACGAGCATGGTGGAGAGACCTTGGCTTCGTTCTTCTACCCGGCTATTGTTTATCCAGTTAATGCGCAGATGAAGCTGTACCGCGAAGAGCAGTTTGGTCCGGTGATTCCGGTGGTTCCTTTTGACGATTTGGAAGAGCCAATCGAATACCTCATTGAGTCCTCGCACGGACAGCAGGTGAGTATCTTTAGCAACAATGCGGCGGTAGTCTCGTCCTTAATCGATCCCTTGGTTAATCAAGTGAGCCGTGTCAATGTCAATAGCCAATGCCAGCGTGGTCCAGATACGTTCCCTTTTACAGGGCGTAAAGATAGTGCCGAAGGTACGCTGTCTGTTGTGGATGCCTTGCGCTCGTTCTCTATACGTTCGTTGGTAGCCACTAAGAATACGGATAAGAACAAGAAATTGCTGAACGAGATTGTGGGGGATAATAGCTCCAACTTCCTGAGCACAAAGTATATTTTCTAATTTTTTCTTTTGGATCGGGCTGTCCAAAAAGATAATTGATCAAATCAAAATGCGTCATTGCGAGGAAGTATGACGAAGCAATCTGCATTTTGATTTTCTAAGATTGCTTCGTCGTCGTTCCTCCTTCTCGCAATGACGAAAGGTAGTTATGTATCTTGATTATAACGGCATTTATCGCCGTAATAGCAAATTCATACAAACTTTTAAGTTTATAAAAAATAAAAAAGACGGCGTTAAATGCCGTCTTTTTTAAAGAAATCAAACAACATTGCCTTGTGGGTATTGGATATAAATTTTATCATATGTCCTTATGAAATCACGTATATTACGTAATTTTACTCATCATGGCGTTCGAAAACTATACGATAAAAGATATTGCCAAGGCTTTAAACCTTTCCCCTTCCACGGTATCTAGAGCACTGCGCGACAGTTACGAGATCAGTGCGGAAACCAAGAAGCTGGTGATGGCCTATGCCGAGAAAATCAACTACCGCGCAAACCCTATTGCGCGCAGCCTGAAGGAACGTAAGAGTTACAGCATAGGTATTATTGTGAGCGAGATTGCTAACAACTTCTTTTCGCAAGTTATCGACGGTATTGAATCGGTTGCCTATGGCAAGAACTACCAAGTCGTGATCTCGCAGACCCACGAGTCGGCCGAGCGGGAGCGCCTCAATGTGGAGCATCTCTACTCGCGGTCTACCGACGGTTTGCTGATGGCGCTCTCGGCAGAGACCAGCGATGTCAGCTACCTGCAGGATCTTATGGCGAAAGGTTTTCCCATTGTTTTCTTTGATCGTGTTCCCGCAACTATCCCCGCGCATCGGGTGATTGCCGACAACAAGCAGGGTGGCTACGATGCGGTGCACTACCTTGCCCAAAAAGGCTGTACACGTATTGCGCATCTTACGAGTGCACGGGGGCTCTCTATTAGTAAGGAGCGCTTGGAGGGCTACAAAATGGGGCTGTTGGCGCATGGCCTAGAGGTAGATGATGCCTTGGTGAAATATTGCCAATATGGCGGTTTGCACCAAGGAGAGCTGGAGCAGGTGGTTGAAGAGCTGGCGGAAACCGACTACGACGGTATTTTCATCTCGGGCGATAAATTGACTACGGGTTACCTACAGGTGATGAACGAACGGTATGACGAAAGGATTAAGCAGGTGGCCATTGCGGGGTTCACGAACTCCAAGGTGGTCAACATCTTCTCGCCTACCATTACCGCAATTCGCCAGCCTGCCTTTGACATGGGGCAGCGGGCAGCCGAGCTGCTGATCCAGCAGATCGAGGCCAAACATGCGGCGGTCGACTTTGAAACGGTGGTGCTGCCCACAACGCTCTTGGCCAAGAAATAGCAGCCTACACCGATCAATCATCGTCCATCGATCGCCAACGGCGAGGCGATCAAAAAATGCGAATAGCCAACAAAATAGCATGAGAAATTATACGATACGTCAAGTCAGCGCTTACGATGCGCAGCTGCTGAAAGGGCTAGCCGCCCTAACCGTGGATGTGGTGGCGGGCAATGCTTCCATCGGATTTATGGACGATCTTAACCTTGAAAAGGCCAGTCTCTTCTGGGCGGATGTATTCGAGCGGGTACTTGCGGAAAAGGTTGTTTTATTGATCGCGACAGACGATGCTACCGGTCAGGTTATCGGCACGGTGCAGCTGCATGTTGCCCAACCCGACAATCAGCCCCATCGCGCGGATGTGGCAAAGATGCAGGTGCATAGCCAAGCGCGGCGCTTGGGCATTGGCGAGCAGCTGTTGCTGGCCATCGAAGTAGCTGCCAAGAAACAGGGAAAACATATATTGGTGCTGGACACCGTAACGGGTAGCCCGGCCTCCTTTCTCTACCAAAAGCTGGGCTGGATAAAGGTGGGCGACATCCCCGAATATGCGCTATTCCCTGATGGTGACTATTGCAGCACCACCTATTTCTATAAGAAGCTCTAAGCCTTGGGTGTTTTGAAAACAGCCAAGCGGCTGGTTAGCGCAAACATCAAAAGGCCAAAACAGGCAAATACGCCAAAGGAGTAGCGGAGATCCAAAATCTCGGCGATGTAGCCGATCAATGGCGGTCCCATCAAGAAGCCGAGGTAGCTCACGCTGGATACCATGGCCAGCGCCACGCCGGAAGAGATGGTTTTGTGTGTGCCCGCCACCGAATACACGGAAGGCACATTACAGGCTACGCCTAGTCCCACCAGCATAAAAGCGAGCGTACAGAAAATCAGCTGTGGAAAGACCACGGCACTCATCATGCCCACAAACATCAAGATACCGCTGATCTGCAAGGTGCGCTGTCGGCCGATACGGCTGATCACGGCATCGCCAATAAAACGACCGGTGGCCATCATCACCATAAAGGCGGCATAGCCCAAGGTGGTTAGGCTGTCGGGAGCTTTCACAATGTCGTGGAAATATACGCCACTCCAGTCAAACATGGCGCCTTCGGTAGCCATGCTGCAAAAGCCGATGACACCCAAAGAGATCAACAAGCGATCGGGCTTGAACGAAAAGGATTTTTTTTCAGCCGTTCCAGTGAGGTCCTGCAGCAGGTAGCTCCTGTTTAGCAGGATGTTGAGCAACATCATGCCCGTAACGATATAGAAATGCACGGAGGTGTTTACCTGAAAATTGAGTGTAGCCAGTCCTATAAGGGCACCCGTAAATCCGGCTATGCTCCAGGCGCCGTGAAACGACGACATAATGGACTTTTGGTACATGCGCTCGGCAAGCACTCCTTGGGTATTGACCGATATATTGCATATGTTGCCGATGATGCCGAATAGCAGCAGCGCACCGCCGAGGTGCCAAGCATTTTGCGCAAAGGATATGCTGCACAGCACCAAGAGGTAAAGCAGGGCGCCAATGGGCATCAGCCGATGGCTGCCATACTTGCTAACCAGTTTACCGGATAGCGGCATGGTAATCAGTTGCCCGATGGGCAACATCAAGAGCACCGTTCCCAGTTGAGCCTCTGTAAGTTGCAGCTGAGCCTTGATAATCGGGATGCGGCTTGCCCAGCTCGCGAAGGCCAATCCCTGCCCGAAGTAAAAAAGGGATACGGCAAGGCGGATGCGTTGTTTGTTTTCGGGAAAGTGGGAGGCCGATGGGCTGCTTGAAGAAGATTCCATGATATGGGCTGTTTGCTGCAAAATTACGTCAAATTTCCAATAAAAAATGCGTAACTTGTAATACATCATAAACCCTTAACATTTACCTGCAATACGATGAAAAGCATTCTTTTGGGCCTATTCTCCCTTTTTATTTCCGTTGGCGCTTTTGCCCAGTCTACAGATAGCGTATGGCTGTTTTCCTACTTTGTGGGCAATGGCGAGGATGGGCTGCATTTGGCCCACAGTGCAGATGGGTTCACGTGGAACGCTATAGACAGCAAAGCTTCTTTTTTAAAGCCAGTGTTGAGCCCAGATAAGCTGATGCGGGACCCTTGTATCATCCGCGGCAAGGACAACCGCTTCCATATGGTGTGGACGGTAAGCTGGACACAACGGGGTATCGGCTATGCTAGCTCGCCCGATCTGCTCAACTGGTCCGAGCAGCAGTATATCCCCGTTATGGAGCATGAAGCCAAGGCGCGCAACACTTGGGCACCTGAGATTACCTACGACCCAGTGCAGGACGAGTATATGATTTATTGGGCTACCACAATTACGGGTACATTTCCCGAGACGCAGGTGCAGGAAGATAATGCCTATAACCACCGCATGTACTACGTGACTACCAAAGATTTCAAAACGTTCTCGGACACCAAACTGCTGTATGAGCCGGGCTTTAACTGCATCGATGCCAGTATTGTGCCCTACAACGCTGGCTGGCTGATGTTTATTAAAGATGAAACCCGTGTGCCCGCACAAAAGAACCTGAAGATCGCCTTTGCCGATAAGTTGACGGGCCCCTACTCGGCCGCAAGTGCGCCCATCACGGGTAAA
This genomic window contains:
- a CDS encoding glycoside hydrolase family 43 protein, which encodes MKSILLGLFSLFISVGAFAQSTDSVWLFSYFVGNGEDGLHLAHSADGFTWNAIDSKASFLKPVLSPDKLMRDPCIIRGKDNRFHMVWTVSWTQRGIGYASSPDLLNWSEQQYIPVMEHEAKARNTWAPEITYDPVQDEYMIYWATTITGTFPETQVQEDNAYNHRMYYVTTKDFKTFSDTKLLYEPGFNCIDASIVPYNAGWLMFIKDETRVPAQKNLKIAFADKLTGPYSAASAPITGKYWAEGPTVTKINGLWTVYFDKYTEHKYGAIQSANLKTWVDVSDKVQLPKGLRHGTVFQVSKAELQKILSAK
- a CDS encoding LacI family DNA-binding transcriptional regulator, which codes for MAFENYTIKDIAKALNLSPSTVSRALRDSYEISAETKKLVMAYAEKINYRANPIARSLKERKSYSIGIIVSEIANNFFSQVIDGIESVAYGKNYQVVISQTHESAERERLNVEHLYSRSTDGLLMALSAETSDVSYLQDLMAKGFPIVFFDRVPATIPAHRVIADNKQGGYDAVHYLAQKGCTRIAHLTSARGLSISKERLEGYKMGLLAHGLEVDDALVKYCQYGGLHQGELEQVVEELAETDYDGIFISGDKLTTGYLQVMNERYDERIKQVAIAGFTNSKVVNIFSPTITAIRQPAFDMGQRAAELLIQQIEAKHAAVDFETVVLPTTLLAKK
- a CDS encoding sugar kinase, which gives rise to MAQGKILSFGEILLRICPDLTTDWVAAGQLPFYVGGAELNVATALSLWGLPSAYMSAMPSNAISEGIAQHLLGKGLDLSAMCWQGERIGIYYLPQGKDVKHAAVVYDRAGSAFASLKRSDVDWDALLEGVSWFHFSAICPAINATIAEICLDAVQACQRKGITVSLDLNYRAKLWKYGQEPIEVMPQLAAYCDVIMGNIWAAQQMLGTSLDDQFKVSQSQYPKEALLAQAERSSAELRARYPRCRYVANTFRFDHLEKGIKYYTSLYGQDGLLVSNEYLSESIVDKVGSGDCFMAGLIYGLYHEQDASYTLEFATAAAYDKLFIPSDATVSSVSDIEKRIKHE
- a CDS encoding GNAT family N-acetyltransferase, which encodes MRNYTIRQVSAYDAQLLKGLAALTVDVVAGNASIGFMDDLNLEKASLFWADVFERVLAEKVVLLIATDDATGQVIGTVQLHVAQPDNQPHRADVAKMQVHSQARRLGIGEQLLLAIEVAAKKQGKHILVLDTVTGSPASFLYQKLGWIKVGDIPEYALFPDGDYCSTTYFYKKL
- a CDS encoding bifunctional 4-hydroxy-2-oxoglutarate aldolase/2-dehydro-3-deoxy-phosphogluconate aldolase produces the protein MSKKQAVLDAILTQGMLPLFFHADAQESVTIVHTLYAAGIRVFEFTNRGAEAGAVFQALVEARDADMPGLYLGIGTIKNTEEAEQFLALGADFIVAPIVTPAVGELVHNAGLLWVPGCMTPTEIAFAQSHGASLIKLFPANILGPGFLSAIRELFKGQLFIPTGGVDLEIGNLTDWFKAGVCAVGMGSKLIDPKRVEGLAERTAQALALVKQAQQH
- a CDS encoding MFS transporter; the protein is MTNDKKGNYRWTICALLFFATTINYMDRQVLSLTWKDFISPEFHWTNSDYGLITALFSIFYAVSMLFAGPFVDWMDTKKGFLWAIGIWSIGAILHAFCGIATSGIVAGEWFVGFEGAKHAIGQVNDVARVISVSVVLFIFARFVLAVGEAGNFPAAIKATAEYFPKKDRALATSIFNAGATIGALAAPLTIPVIAAYWGWEMSFIIIGALGFVWMGFWVFLYKKPHRNPKVNAAELAYIMQDGDHEEETTPEVAVPVVKKKMSLGACFKYKQTWAFAFGKFMTDGVWWFFLFWMPAYLSAVYDIKSSDTQGQLAIFVLYLITLLSIIGGWLPSYFVDKKGLNPYDGRMKSMLIFAFVPLAVLFAQPLGHISYWIPVLLIGLAGAAHQSWSANIFSTVGDMFPRRAIATVTGIGGLAGGVGSTFINFFSGKLFDHAKETQMAFMGFQGEEAGYFIVFSFCAVAYLIAWTVMKTLVPRMQVITD
- a CDS encoding MFS transporter, whose translation is MESSSSSPSASHFPENKQRIRLAVSLFYFGQGLAFASWASRIPIIKAQLQLTEAQLGTVLLMLPIGQLITMPLSGKLVSKYGSHRLMPIGALLYLLVLCSISFAQNAWHLGGALLLFGIIGNICNISVNTQGVLAERMYQKSIMSSFHGAWSIAGFTGALIGLATLNFQVNTSVHFYIVTGMMLLNILLNRSYLLQDLTGTAEKKSFSFKPDRLLISLGVIGFCSMATEGAMFDWSGVYFHDIVKAPDSLTTLGYAAFMVMMATGRFIGDAVISRIGRQRTLQISGILMFVGMMSAVVFPQLIFCTLAFMLVGLGVACNVPSVYSVAGTHKTISSGVALAMVSSVSYLGFLMGPPLIGYIAEILDLRYSFGVFACFGLLMFALTSRLAVFKTPKA
- a CDS encoding NADP-dependent glyceraldehyde-3-phosphate dehydrogenase; protein product: MQLDLESIFYGDEDIPVEYALQEQIDQREFLSNGEMLPWTGEVSEVFSPICVKTKDGIQRKRIGSYPVCTEKESMEALDAAVKAYDNGRGEWPTMSVADRIACVERFTQQMIEKKDIVVKLIMWEIGKSYTDSVKEFDRTVEYIYATIDALKDVDRDSSRFQIEQGIIAQIRRSPLGVVLCMGPFNYPLNETFTTLIPALIMGNTLLFKPPKHGTLLHYPLLEAFRASFPKGVVNTIYGRGNKIVPQLMQSGKINVLTLIGSSRVADELKKLHPRVNRLRAILGLDAKNAAIVTKDADLDLAVSETVLGSLSFNGQRCTALKIIYVHRSIAQEFLKRLSAEVGKLKYGMPWEQGVALTPLPEVNKPAYLTECLEDAKSHGAKVVNEHGGETLASFFYPAIVYPVNAQMKLYREEQFGPVIPVVPFDDLEEPIEYLIESSHGQQVSIFSNNAAVVSSLIDPLVNQVSRVNVNSQCQRGPDTFPFTGRKDSAEGTLSVVDALRSFSIRSLVATKNTDKNKKLLNEIVGDNSSNFLSTKYIF
- the uxaC gene encoding glucuronate isomerase, which translates into the protein MKAFLDDNFLLQSKTAQDLYHQFAKNQPIIDYHNHLIPEQIANNSRFENISQVWLNGDHYKWRAMRTNGVSEKYITGDASDKDKFLKWAETVPYTLRNPLYHWTHLELQRYFGITDLLSPKTAEKIYEETAAKLAEPGYDVRGLLKRMNVEVVCTTDDPIDALNFHQQFAQEQDSFKMLPAFRPDKAMNSDDPSALNAYIGQVEEVTNRSISSYQDYLDALKARHDFFAQNGCSVSDHGLEQIYAEDYTDQEIATIFQKIRTGQDLTYVENLKFKSAMLVQFAEWDHEKGWVQQYHLGALRNNNARMLRANGPDTGWDSIGDFSQARALSKFLNRLDNQDQLAKTILYNLNPADNELMATMIGNFNDGSVKGKVQFGSAWWFLDQKDGMTKQINALSNMGLLSRLVGMLTDSRSFLSFPRHEYFRRLICDIFGEDIEKGELPNDLEWIGKIVSDISYHNAKEYFNFK